From the genome of Desulfurobacterium indicum:
TATGTTGACATCTTGACAACTTTATTTTTAGTTTGATAACATAAGTTAAAATAAACAAAAAGGAGGTAACACGATGAGAAAGATTCTTGGATTGACCACTGCAGCCTTTATATCAATGACAGCAGTAGCAAGCGCACACTTCCTTTTATTAAAGCCAAATACCGACATGGTCGGGGATGGACAAAGCAGAACCATTAAAATCGAAGCAAAATTTACTCATCCTATGGAAGGCGGTCCAAACATGCCTTTCAAAATAATCGACAGCGGCGCTGTAATAAATGGTAGAAAGTACAAACTTCACTGGAAAAAAATTATGATTCCTGCAATGAAAGGAAGTAACAAAAAAGCTCCCATGTATGAAGCCACATTTAAAATAAGAAGACCAGGAGTTTATCAGTTCTATGTAAACCCTTCTCCTTATTACGAACCTGCTGAAGAAAAATTTATTAAACAGATAACAAAAGTTTATGTGGAATCATTTGGCTTAGAAGACGGTTGGGACAAACCCATCGGATTAAAGGCAGAAATAGTTCCTCTTACAAGACCTTTCGGAATCTGGGAAGGAAATACATTTAGAGGAAGAGCTTACCTTAACGGCAAACCTCTCGCAAATGCAGATGTAGAAGTTGAATATCTGAACACAAAAGGAGTAAAAGTTCCTGCAGATCCTTTTGTAACACAGGTCGTGAAAACTGATAAAAACGGATATTTTGAATACACTATCCCATGGTCTGGATGGTGGGGATTTTCAGTTCTTGGAGACGGAGGAAAATTAAAATACAAAGATGGAAAATACTATCCTGTAGAACTTGACTCTATTATATGGGTAAAAGCATATCCTAAACCAAGAGAGGTAAGATAAAATGCATATCTCTGAAGGTGTTCTTCCCGGATGGATGTTACTAACCGGCTGGGGATTAACAGCCATTGGAACTGCCATAGGACTTAAACAGCTTGATAATAAAAAAATACCTGCAGCGGCTCTTCTTGCCGCTGCATTCTTTGTTGCCTCACTTATACATGTCCCGATAGGACCAACCAGTGTTCATCTCATATTAAACGGATTGGTCGGTCTTTTAACTGGGTGGGGAACATTCCCTATCCTTCTCGTAGGCTTATTTCTGCAAGCAATTTTATTTCAATTCGGAGGTATAACTGTTTTAGGAGTCAACACCTTTAACATGGCATTTCCAGCCATTATAGCTTATTATCTGTGCCGAAGACTTCTA
Proteins encoded in this window:
- a CDS encoding DUF4198 domain-containing protein; this encodes MRKILGLTTAAFISMTAVASAHFLLLKPNTDMVGDGQSRTIKIEAKFTHPMEGGPNMPFKIIDSGAVINGRKYKLHWKKIMIPAMKGSNKKAPMYEATFKIRRPGVYQFYVNPSPYYEPAEEKFIKQITKVYVESFGLEDGWDKPIGLKAEIVPLTRPFGIWEGNTFRGRAYLNGKPLANADVEVEYLNTKGVKVPADPFVTQVVKTDKNGYFEYTIPWSGWWGFSVLGDGGKLKYKDGKYYPVELDSIIWVKAYPKPREVR
- the cbiM gene encoding cobalt transporter CbiM, which codes for MHISEGVLPGWMLLTGWGLTAIGTAIGLKQLDNKKIPAAALLAAAFFVASLIHVPIGPTSVHLILNGLVGLLTGWGTFPILLVGLFLQAILFQFGGITVLGVNTFNMAFPAIIAYYLCRRLLKSNKNFTIALAGVIAAFVSIMGAGILVATELYLTGQQFKSAAELVLLAHIPVAIIESIINIFVLLFIKKSMPELLGGKE